From a region of the Corallococcus coralloides DSM 2259 genome:
- a CDS encoding erythromycin esterase family protein gives MAHRDDGLLVRALAESVRPLQGTREDFGPLMDLVGDATCVLIGEATHGTHEFYRLRALLTRRLIEEKGFNAVAVEADWPDAYRINRYVRAMGTDADAVESLSDFQRFPAWMWRNADVLDFAGWLRTHNDRHSAREKVGFYGLDLYSLHASMGAVLKYLDRTDPEAAKRARYRYACFEHFGEDPKDYGHATSLGLSPDCERQVVDQLRELQREREALLRRDGFIAEDSQFEAEQNARVVQNAEEYYRSMFHGRISSWNLRDTHMADTLDALMGFLNRRLGAARIVVWAHNSHVGDARATEMGESGEVNLGQLTRQRHPRATRHIGFSTYRGTVTAASNWGGTAERKQVRHGLAGSCESLFHQVGLPGFLLDLRELGEAAGALRERRLQRAIGVIYRPETERRSHYFHTRLPDQFDAMLHIDETRALEPLERTAGWERGEAPETYPTGL, from the coding sequence ATGGCGCACCGAGACGACGGACTGCTGGTGCGAGCGCTTGCCGAGTCCGTGCGGCCGCTCCAGGGGACGCGGGAGGACTTCGGGCCCCTGATGGACCTGGTGGGGGATGCGACGTGCGTGCTGATTGGGGAGGCGACCCACGGCACGCACGAGTTCTACCGGCTGCGCGCGCTGCTGACGCGGAGGCTCATCGAGGAAAAGGGCTTCAACGCCGTCGCGGTGGAGGCGGACTGGCCGGACGCGTACCGCATCAACCGCTACGTGCGGGCCATGGGCACCGACGCGGACGCGGTGGAGTCGCTCTCCGACTTCCAGCGCTTCCCCGCGTGGATGTGGCGCAACGCGGACGTGCTGGACTTCGCGGGCTGGCTGCGGACACACAACGACCGCCACTCCGCGCGGGAGAAGGTCGGGTTCTACGGGCTGGACCTCTACAGCCTCCACGCCTCCATGGGCGCGGTGCTGAAGTACCTGGACCGGACGGATCCCGAGGCCGCGAAGCGCGCCCGGTACCGCTACGCGTGCTTCGAGCACTTCGGCGAGGACCCGAAGGACTACGGCCACGCGACGTCGCTGGGCCTGTCGCCGGACTGCGAGCGGCAGGTCGTGGACCAGCTCCGCGAACTGCAACGGGAGCGCGAGGCACTGCTGCGCCGGGATGGCTTCATCGCGGAGGACTCGCAGTTCGAGGCGGAGCAGAACGCGCGGGTCGTCCAGAACGCGGAGGAGTACTACCGCTCCATGTTCCATGGACGCATCTCGTCCTGGAACCTGCGCGACACGCACATGGCGGACACGCTGGATGCGCTGATGGGCTTCCTGAATCGCCGGCTGGGGGCCGCCCGCATCGTGGTCTGGGCGCACAACTCGCACGTCGGGGACGCGCGCGCGACGGAGATGGGGGAGTCGGGCGAGGTGAACCTGGGCCAGCTGACGCGCCAGCGGCACCCGCGAGCGACGCGGCACATCGGCTTCAGCACGTACCGGGGCACCGTCACCGCGGCCTCCAACTGGGGTGGGACCGCCGAGCGCAAGCAGGTCCGCCACGGGCTCGCGGGCAGCTGCGAGTCCCTCTTCCATCAGGTCGGCCTGCCGGGCTTCCTGCTGGACCTCCGTGAGCTGGGCGAGGCCGCCGGAGCACTCCGCGAGCGGCGCCTGCAACGGGCCATTGGCGTCATCTACCGGCCCGAGACGGAGCGCAGGAGCCACTACTTCCACACGCGGCTGCCGGATCAGTTCGACGCGATGTTGCACATCGACGAGACGCGCGCGCTCGAACCGCTGGAGCGCACCGCCGGATGGGAGCGCGGTGAGGCGCCGGAGACCTATCCGACGGGCCTGTAG
- a CDS encoding serine hydrolase domain-containing protein, with product MHPRSAALSPSRLADVTSALRGHVERGDLPGIVALVARGDTVHVDVLGTQGLAPSGPPMRRDSLFRLASMAKPITAVATLMLVEDGKLPLDGAIDPWLPELADRRVLRTPGGPLDDTVPAKRAITVRDLLTLRWGLGAVMAPPGTHPIQRAMSEARVAPGFHALTDPPDEFMRRLGTLPLMHQPGERWSYHTGYEVLGVLVARASGMRFDDFLREALFVPLGMKDTAFTVPAEKLDRLTTAYALDDATGRLEAWDTPADSFWSRPPAFPSGGGQGGLVSTADDLLAFCRMLLSGGRAGNTRLLSSSSVQELLTDQIPEEQKAASPFFPGFWDASGWGFGGAVCTKPDGISPTAGRYGWAGGYGPTFFIDPRQDLSAILLTQRRAQGPDDEALALEFSKGAYRALED from the coding sequence ATGCACCCACGCTCCGCCGCGCTTTCCCCGTCACGGCTCGCCGACGTGACCTCCGCCCTGCGCGGCCACGTCGAACGCGGTGACCTGCCCGGTATCGTCGCCCTGGTCGCTCGCGGAGACACCGTGCACGTCGACGTGCTGGGCACGCAGGGCCTTGCGCCCTCCGGTCCGCCCATGCGGCGGGACAGCCTCTTCCGGCTGGCGTCCATGGCCAAGCCCATCACGGCGGTGGCCACGCTGATGCTCGTGGAGGACGGGAAGCTCCCGCTCGACGGCGCCATCGACCCGTGGCTGCCGGAGCTGGCGGACCGCCGCGTCCTGCGCACTCCCGGCGGCCCGCTCGACGACACCGTTCCCGCGAAGCGCGCCATCACCGTGCGGGACCTGCTCACGCTGCGCTGGGGGCTGGGCGCGGTGATGGCGCCGCCCGGCACGCACCCCATCCAGCGGGCCATGAGCGAAGCCCGGGTGGCGCCCGGATTCCACGCGCTCACGGATCCGCCCGACGAATTCATGCGGCGGCTGGGCACGCTGCCGCTCATGCATCAGCCGGGAGAGCGGTGGAGCTATCACACCGGCTACGAGGTCCTGGGCGTGCTCGTCGCACGGGCCTCGGGCATGCGCTTCGACGACTTCCTGCGCGAGGCGCTCTTCGTCCCGCTGGGCATGAAGGACACGGCGTTCACCGTGCCCGCGGAGAAGCTCGACCGGCTCACGACGGCCTACGCGCTCGACGACGCCACGGGGAGGCTGGAGGCGTGGGACACACCGGCGGACAGCTTCTGGTCGCGGCCTCCGGCGTTTCCGTCGGGAGGAGGCCAGGGAGGGCTCGTGTCCACGGCCGATGATCTCCTCGCCTTCTGCCGGATGCTGCTGAGCGGAGGCCGGGCCGGGAACACCCGGCTACTGTCCTCCTCGAGCGTCCAGGAGTTGCTGACGGATCAGATTCCGGAGGAGCAGAAGGCCGCCTCGCCCTTCTTCCCCGGCTTCTGGGATGCGTCCGGATGGGGCTTCGGCGGAGCCGTGTGCACGAAGCCGGATGGCATCTCCCCCACCGCTGGACGCTACGGCTGGGCCGGCGGCTACGGCCCGACGTTCTTCATCGACCCCCGGCAGGACCTGAGCGCCATCCTCCTGACACAGCGAAGGGCGCAGGGCCCCGACGACGAGGCCCTGGCCCTGGAGTTCTCCAAGGGCGCCTACCGGGCGCTGGAGGACTGA
- a CDS encoding SRPBCC family protein — MAIKIAIAVLVIVVALGAFVATRPDHFRIERNAHVAAPPETVFPLINSLRRFDTWNPFRSEPGPGVTNVFDGPNEGPGASFAYAGGESGAGRMTIVESQPSARVVLKLEFIKPFEATNQTTFTLTPENGGTRVSWAMEGENTLMGKVMSLVVNMDTMLGKEFEKGLANLDAVARGVTPPSSASAQVDAATPAPAL; from the coding sequence ATGGCCATCAAGATCGCAATCGCCGTCCTCGTCATCGTCGTCGCGCTGGGCGCCTTCGTCGCCACCCGCCCGGACCACTTCCGCATCGAGCGCAACGCGCACGTGGCCGCGCCCCCGGAGACCGTCTTCCCGCTGATCAACAGCCTGCGCCGGTTCGACACGTGGAACCCGTTCCGCTCCGAGCCCGGGCCCGGCGTGACCAATGTCTTCGACGGGCCCAACGAAGGACCGGGCGCCAGCTTCGCCTATGCCGGCGGTGAGTCCGGGGCTGGGCGCATGACCATCGTGGAGAGCCAGCCCAGCGCGCGCGTCGTCCTCAAGCTGGAGTTCATCAAGCCGTTCGAAGCCACGAACCAGACCACCTTCACGCTCACGCCGGAGAACGGCGGCACTCGCGTGAGCTGGGCGATGGAGGGCGAGAACACCCTGATGGGCAAGGTGATGTCGCTCGTCGTGAACATGGACACGATGCTCGGCAAGGAGTTCGAGAAGGGCCTCGCGAACCTGGACGCCGTCGCGCGGGGAGTCACCCCGCCTTCCAGCGCGAGCGCCCAGGTCGACGCGGCGACGCCCGCCCCGGCGCTCTAA
- a CDS encoding Mpo1-like protein, giving the protein MSFADKMRVWMPLHENGVSRAVHFVGAYLFTFALLVPLCWVRIPGTPLTAAHLLVAAVAVYAMTLEWTAGLLMALPLVPTLLAAEAVARLPTGTAAGIAVGVMVFRFAMVVGAHVVFEKKTHGLSLGGPQLFFIEPVYLLTLVLFSLGLKQDLRARVAASSV; this is encoded by the coding sequence ATGAGCTTCGCCGACAAGATGCGCGTCTGGATGCCCCTGCACGAGAATGGTGTCAGCCGCGCCGTGCACTTCGTGGGAGCCTACCTCTTCACGTTCGCCCTGCTGGTGCCGCTGTGCTGGGTGCGCATTCCCGGCACGCCGCTGACCGCCGCGCACCTGCTGGTGGCCGCGGTGGCCGTGTACGCCATGACGCTGGAGTGGACCGCGGGCCTGCTCATGGCCCTGCCGCTGGTGCCCACGCTGCTCGCCGCGGAAGCGGTGGCCCGGCTTCCCACGGGCACGGCCGCGGGCATCGCGGTGGGCGTGATGGTGTTCCGCTTCGCGATGGTGGTGGGCGCGCACGTCGTCTTCGAGAAGAAGACCCACGGCCTGTCCCTCGGCGGTCCGCAGCTCTTCTTCATCGAGCCCGTGTACCTGCTCACCCTGGTGCTCTTCTCGTTGGGCCTCAAGCAGGACCTGCGCGCGCGCGTGGCAGCCTCCAGCGTCTGA
- a CDS encoding ATP-grasp domain-containing protein, producing MTSRKKVVVIGSRSDDATRFVAEAVERRRARAIVLETDRVPDSAALSWEDGEVHWDGECLSDLRSFYLKLVRLSLPVPEAEALSERNFPRWQEQYLAERERQSFLHSVLRSLHRRGGSFVNPLEAVELHYLKLQQLALLRRHRIPVPSTLATASPDAVREFVARQGAVIYKPLSGGALVRKVEEADLTEERLQLLANCPVLFQEQIQGDEFRAYVLDGEPVSAFHIPTDGVVDARQNLHRVKPARLPKEAWAVCLKGARALGMVFTAVDLRRTPDGAFVALEFNPTPAISFFDDPRDGKVITRLASYLVSKA from the coding sequence ATGACGTCTCGCAAGAAGGTCGTGGTCATCGGCTCGCGCTCGGATGACGCCACCCGCTTCGTCGCGGAAGCGGTGGAGCGGCGGCGTGCGCGAGCCATCGTCCTGGAAACGGATCGGGTCCCGGACTCCGCCGCGTTGAGCTGGGAGGACGGAGAGGTGCACTGGGACGGTGAGTGTCTCAGCGACCTGCGCTCGTTCTACCTCAAGCTCGTGCGCCTCTCACTCCCGGTCCCCGAGGCCGAGGCCCTGTCCGAGCGCAACTTCCCGCGCTGGCAGGAGCAGTACCTGGCGGAGCGGGAGCGCCAGTCGTTCCTCCACTCCGTGCTGCGTTCGCTCCACCGGCGCGGCGGCTCGTTCGTCAATCCGCTGGAGGCGGTGGAGCTGCACTACCTGAAGCTGCAACAGCTGGCCTTGCTGCGCCGCCACCGCATTCCCGTCCCCAGCACCCTGGCCACCGCCTCGCCGGACGCGGTGCGCGAGTTCGTCGCGCGCCAAGGGGCCGTCATCTACAAGCCCCTGAGCGGCGGCGCGCTGGTGCGCAAGGTGGAGGAGGCGGACCTCACCGAGGAGCGGCTCCAACTGCTCGCCAACTGCCCGGTGCTGTTCCAGGAGCAGATCCAGGGCGACGAGTTCCGCGCCTACGTGCTCGACGGAGAGCCCGTGTCCGCCTTCCACATCCCCACGGACGGCGTGGTGGACGCGAGGCAGAACCTGCACCGGGTGAAGCCCGCCCGCCTGCCGAAGGAGGCCTGGGCGGTGTGTCTCAAGGGCGCCAGAGCGCTGGGCATGGTCTTCACGGCGGTGGACCTGCGGCGCACGCCTGACGGCGCCTTCGTGGCGCTTGAGTTCAACCCCACTCCCGCCATCTCCTTCTTCGATGATCCGCGCGACGGCAAAGTCATCACCCGGCTCGCCAGCTACCTCGTCTCCAAGGCCTGA
- a CDS encoding WD40 repeat domain-containing protein: MRWWCLMLLLASCSAHRSSGGGVPDEANARDLRARIHEARGEAAAESRQWSVAAASFALARASRDSLTAQWGQGQAVDRASTLRWSKRIQGSVLALAFTPDGRVLASGHYDSVVRLWDVERGELLAELKGHTAEVHAVAFSPDGRWLASAGRPGELRVWDWRQGKPHAVIPGHTDVVLGLAFSPDGRRLASGGLDKAVRVWDFETGAEQLRFEHDDYVLAVAFSPDGRRLLSTSADRSARLWDLESRKELHRLVGHAERVVAGAFSSDGQRIMTAAGDRAVRFWDARSGQLTDVFRNTGDVSVAAIDSGFQLLVQGGWEGRVQLVDGHEGHGGALLERMDAHHAAVMSVALSPDGRTFASGGMDGVLDVWRRPEFPAQVLLRGPDVWVEALAFSQDRELMTGSEEGWRRWRIAEGRELRPEVGGTESAVSLAVSPDRERIAVGTLKGKALVLDARSGRVLLELPGGNGSVRAVAFSPDGALLAVAGDPDIQLWSVADSRPVGLLQGHTARVWALAFDSTGRRLASGSKDTTVRTWDVERRQPLLRLDMGEPVRAVAFTPSEPHLVTAGMRQPLRVWDVTEGRLLKTLGEKTVGVLALAMSPDGRFLASSGMEAGVKVWGLPSGEPLGTLTGQQGFVAALAFSPDGAFLVSAASDRKLQLNRFDSVAHPPPAGAGIDELLRRYGLVWDEARFRLTPSAGSD, translated from the coding sequence ATGCGGTGGTGGTGCCTCATGCTGTTGCTTGCTTCCTGTTCGGCGCACCGGTCCTCCGGTGGCGGCGTGCCGGACGAAGCGAACGCGCGGGACCTGCGCGCCCGCATCCACGAGGCCCGGGGCGAAGCAGCCGCCGAGTCCCGGCAGTGGAGCGTGGCGGCGGCGTCGTTCGCGCTCGCTCGGGCCTCGCGGGATTCGCTCACCGCGCAGTGGGGACAGGGCCAGGCGGTGGACCGCGCCTCCACGCTGCGCTGGTCGAAGCGCATCCAGGGCTCGGTGCTCGCCCTGGCGTTCACGCCGGATGGCCGCGTGCTGGCGTCCGGGCATTACGACTCCGTCGTCCGGCTCTGGGACGTGGAGCGCGGCGAGCTGCTGGCGGAGCTGAAGGGCCACACGGCCGAGGTCCACGCCGTGGCCTTCTCGCCGGACGGCCGCTGGCTGGCTTCCGCGGGAAGACCCGGCGAGCTCCGGGTCTGGGATTGGCGCCAGGGCAAGCCGCACGCGGTGATTCCCGGCCACACCGACGTCGTGCTCGGGCTGGCCTTCTCGCCCGACGGCAGGCGGCTGGCCTCTGGCGGCCTGGACAAGGCGGTCCGCGTCTGGGACTTCGAGACGGGCGCCGAGCAGCTGCGCTTCGAACACGACGACTACGTCCTCGCCGTCGCCTTCTCTCCGGACGGCAGGCGGCTCTTGTCCACGAGCGCGGACCGGAGCGCGCGGCTGTGGGACCTGGAGTCGCGCAAGGAGCTCCACCGTCTCGTGGGGCATGCAGAGAGGGTGGTGGCGGGCGCGTTCTCCTCGGACGGACAGCGCATCATGACGGCGGCGGGCGACCGGGCCGTGCGCTTCTGGGACGCCCGCTCGGGACAGCTCACCGACGTGTTCCGCAATACAGGCGACGTCTCCGTGGCCGCCATCGACAGCGGGTTCCAGCTCCTGGTCCAGGGCGGATGGGAAGGGCGCGTGCAACTCGTCGATGGCCATGAGGGCCATGGGGGCGCGCTGCTGGAGCGGATGGATGCGCATCACGCCGCCGTGATGAGCGTGGCCTTGTCACCGGACGGGCGCACGTTCGCTTCGGGCGGGATGGACGGCGTCCTCGACGTGTGGCGCCGGCCGGAGTTCCCCGCGCAGGTGCTGCTTCGCGGGCCCGACGTCTGGGTGGAGGCGCTGGCGTTCTCCCAGGACCGCGAGCTGATGACAGGCAGTGAGGAAGGCTGGCGGCGGTGGCGCATCGCGGAGGGAAGGGAGCTCCGTCCGGAAGTGGGAGGAACGGAGTCCGCGGTGTCCCTGGCGGTGAGCCCGGACCGCGAGCGCATCGCGGTGGGCACGCTGAAGGGGAAGGCGCTCGTGCTGGACGCGCGTTCGGGGCGGGTGCTGCTGGAGCTGCCAGGGGGGAACGGCTCCGTGCGCGCGGTGGCCTTCAGCCCGGATGGGGCGCTCCTCGCCGTAGCGGGCGATCCGGACATCCAGCTCTGGTCCGTGGCCGATAGCAGGCCCGTGGGACTGCTCCAGGGACACACCGCCAGGGTCTGGGCCCTGGCCTTCGACAGCACGGGGCGCAGGCTCGCGTCAGGCAGCAAGGACACGACGGTGCGGACCTGGGACGTGGAGCGGCGTCAGCCCCTCTTGCGGCTCGACATGGGCGAGCCCGTGCGCGCCGTGGCCTTCACCCCGTCCGAACCCCACCTGGTGACGGCGGGAATGCGTCAGCCCTTGCGCGTCTGGGACGTGACGGAGGGCCGGCTGTTGAAGACGCTGGGCGAGAAGACCGTGGGCGTGCTCGCCCTGGCCATGTCTCCGGATGGCCGCTTCCTGGCCTCGTCGGGCATGGAGGCCGGAGTGAAGGTCTGGGGGCTGCCCTCCGGAGAACCGCTGGGGACGCTCACGGGACAGCAGGGCTTCGTGGCGGCCCTGGCCTTCTCCCCGGACGGCGCGTTCCTCGTCTCCGCGGCCTCCGACCGGAAGCTCCAGCTGAACCGGTTCGACTCCGTGGCCCATCCGCCCCCGGCGGGAGCGGGCATCGACGAGCTCCTGCGCCGCTACGGGCTCGTCTGGGACGAGGCTCGGTTCCGCCTCACACCATCCGCAGGAAGCGATTGA
- a CDS encoding 2OG-Fe(II) oxygenase, producing the protein MFPASATAWTRLASVSEALHATLRREFIEGGRVPHLCLTDALFPERAEALHQALRDARFVRHHHGPYPLHIAPLHQQEPSALTDFCAWLKSADGAAFHAALVGWPEPLETRQVQVSRMDVGEFFPEHRDTDEEGLAVVYNFTRPWEDRFGGVLTFRHPEVDADMMRVPPLFNSVFIFRARGAPHRVTEWTSEARGHQRYSVTAFILAKR; encoded by the coding sequence GTGTTCCCGGCCTCCGCGACCGCGTGGACGCGCCTGGCCTCCGTCTCCGAAGCCCTGCACGCCACGCTCCGCCGGGAGTTCATCGAAGGCGGACGGGTGCCGCACCTCTGCCTCACGGACGCCCTCTTCCCCGAGCGCGCCGAGGCCCTGCACCAGGCCCTGCGAGACGCGCGCTTCGTGCGCCACCACCACGGGCCCTATCCGCTGCACATCGCGCCGCTGCATCAACAGGAGCCCTCCGCCCTGACGGACTTCTGCGCGTGGCTCAAGAGCGCGGACGGAGCGGCCTTCCACGCAGCGCTGGTGGGCTGGCCCGAGCCGCTGGAGACGCGGCAGGTGCAGGTGTCGCGCATGGACGTAGGCGAGTTCTTCCCGGAGCACCGGGACACGGACGAGGAAGGGCTCGCCGTCGTCTACAACTTCACGCGCCCGTGGGAGGACCGCTTCGGAGGCGTCCTCACCTTCCGGCATCCCGAAGTGGATGCGGACATGATGCGCGTCCCGCCGCTCTTCAACTCGGTGTTCATCTTCCGCGCGAGGGGCGCCCCCCACCGCGTGACGGAATGGACGTCCGAGGCCCGGGGCCACCAGCGCTATTCCGTCACCGCCTTCATCCTCGCGAAGCGCTGA
- a CDS encoding DUF6496 domain-containing protein, which produces MPDKATVTRAKKDLREGKSPSTAAGEFVHEELEHIREGEHGARSSKQAIAIGLSKARRAGVPLKPPTEKQASARTRRSAKQDLEVGQEERKPRAPSKKRSKATQGALKREGRQAASKQALSAQAKSASRQRTATARKTSARKAAATRKASSRPRR; this is translated from the coding sequence ATGCCCGACAAGGCCACCGTTACACGAGCGAAGAAGGACCTGCGCGAGGGCAAGAGCCCCAGCACCGCCGCGGGTGAGTTCGTGCACGAGGAACTGGAGCACATCCGCGAAGGCGAGCATGGCGCACGCTCTTCGAAGCAGGCCATCGCGATTGGATTGTCGAAGGCGCGTCGCGCGGGCGTCCCGCTGAAGCCGCCCACGGAGAAGCAGGCCTCCGCGCGCACACGGCGCTCGGCGAAGCAGGACCTGGAGGTGGGGCAAGAGGAGCGCAAGCCCCGGGCACCGTCGAAGAAGCGGAGCAAGGCCACGCAGGGCGCGCTCAAGCGGGAGGGCCGTCAAGCGGCTTCCAAGCAGGCCCTGTCCGCCCAGGCGAAGAGCGCCTCACGCCAGCGAACAGCCACCGCTCGCAAGACGTCCGCCCGCAAGGCGGCGGCCACCCGCAAGGCGTCCAGCCGGCCCCGGAGGTAG
- a CDS encoding NAD-dependent epimerase/dehydratase family protein, whose product MRILVTGATGYIGAAVVDALKHAGHQVVGLARSDEARSKLTAKGVQAVRGDLKDTASLTAAVKDVDAVIWTATSNDKDVDTPAVAAMLGALQGSNKTFLYTSGVWVHGHTQGVVNEDAPLNSTPIVAWRPSVEQRALSTPGVRGIVLRPGVVYGQGTGIPAMLTGSVKDKGSVTYVGTGENHWAVVFVEDLADLYVRAVEKAPAGSVFVATQGPGVKVKDAAQAASEGAGVAGRTVAWSLEEARKQFGPFADALALDQRFTSEKAEKLLGWAPRGPGLLEELRTGSYARR is encoded by the coding sequence ATGAGAATCCTTGTGACGGGCGCGACGGGCTACATCGGTGCGGCGGTCGTGGACGCGCTCAAGCATGCGGGGCATCAGGTGGTGGGGCTGGCGCGGTCGGATGAAGCGCGGAGCAAGCTCACCGCCAAGGGCGTCCAGGCGGTGCGGGGCGACCTGAAGGACACGGCGAGCCTGACGGCCGCGGTGAAGGACGTGGACGCGGTCATCTGGACCGCGACGTCCAACGACAAGGACGTGGACACGCCGGCCGTGGCGGCGATGCTGGGCGCGCTCCAGGGCTCGAACAAGACGTTCCTCTACACGAGCGGCGTCTGGGTGCACGGCCACACGCAGGGCGTCGTCAACGAGGACGCGCCGCTGAACTCGACGCCCATCGTCGCGTGGCGCCCCTCGGTGGAGCAGCGCGCGCTGAGCACGCCGGGCGTGCGCGGCATCGTCCTTCGCCCGGGCGTCGTCTACGGGCAGGGGACGGGCATCCCCGCCATGCTCACCGGCTCCGTGAAGGACAAGGGCTCCGTCACCTACGTGGGCACGGGTGAGAACCACTGGGCGGTGGTGTTCGTGGAGGACCTGGCGGACCTCTACGTGCGCGCCGTGGAGAAGGCGCCCGCGGGCAGCGTCTTCGTCGCCACCCAGGGGCCGGGCGTGAAGGTGAAGGACGCCGCGCAGGCCGCCAGTGAAGGCGCGGGCGTGGCCGGCAGGACGGTGGCGTGGTCCCTGGAGGAGGCCCGCAAGCAGTTCGGCCCGTTCGCGGACGCGCTGGCGTTGGATCAGCGCTTCACGTCCGAGAAGGCGGAGAAGCTCCTGGGCTGGGCGCCCAGGGGCCCGGGCCTCCTCGAGGAGCTGCGCACCGGCTCCTACGCGCGCCGCTGA